The following coding sequences are from one Pseudonocardia sp. HH130630-07 window:
- a CDS encoding DUF4097 family beta strand repeat-containing protein has translation MAALAAGMLMAGCAGSGTEQRETVTDRVDGAITRVEVDSDAGGLRLTAGEQASVTQELGWTGDARPEVEHRVEGGVLRITVRCPDDGGEQCQASLDVTVPAASSSRVELAAGGIEVSGLTGEQDLRSAAGSVRGTGLGPGPVAANSSAGGVDLTFAAAAPDVTAESSAGGVDVRVPVGPVYEVTTETSAGSVQVEVPDQPGADHRITAKSSAGSVSVVPAG, from the coding sequence ATGGCCGCGCTGGCGGCGGGGATGCTGATGGCCGGTTGCGCCGGTTCCGGGACCGAGCAGCGGGAGACCGTCACCGACCGGGTCGACGGCGCGATCACCCGGGTCGAGGTCGACTCCGACGCCGGTGGCCTGCGGCTCACCGCGGGGGAGCAGGCCTCGGTGACCCAGGAGCTGGGCTGGACCGGCGACGCGCGGCCCGAGGTCGAGCACCGGGTCGAGGGCGGGGTCCTGCGCATCACCGTCCGCTGCCCGGACGACGGCGGTGAGCAGTGCCAGGCGAGCCTGGACGTCACCGTCCCGGCGGCGTCGTCGTCCCGGGTCGAGCTGGCCGCGGGCGGGATCGAGGTCAGCGGCCTGACCGGGGAGCAGGACCTGCGCTCGGCGGCGGGCTCGGTCAGGGGGACGGGTCTCGGGCCCGGCCCGGTCGCGGCGAACTCCTCCGCGGGCGGGGTGGACCTGACGTTCGCCGCCGCCGCTCCGGACGTGACCGCCGAGTCGTCGGCGGGCGGGGTGGACGTCCGGGTCCCGGTCGGTCCGGTCTACGAGGTCACCACCGAGACCTCGGCGGGATCGGTGCAGGTCGAGGTCCCGGACCAGCCGGGCGCCGACCACCGCATCACCGCGAAGAGCTCGGCGGGCAGCGTCTCGGTCGTCCCGGCGGGCTGA
- a CDS encoding pseudouridine synthase: MSTAHDPDGVRLQKVLARAGVASRRAAENLIAQGRVSVDGETVREMGRRIDPDTAVVHVDGARVTLRDDQVYLALNKPVGLHSTMSDDLGRPCVGDLLADRVELMKEAQRLFHVGRLDADTEGLLLLTNDGELGNRLMHPSYEVPKTYLAEVEGKIARDLGRRLRDGIELEDGIATVDSFKLVDSVPGRSTVQLILHEGRKHIVRRMLAEVGHPVQRLVRTAVGEVRLGNQRPGKLRPLDRVEVGSLYRAVGL; this comes from the coding sequence ATGAGTACCGCACACGACCCCGACGGCGTACGCCTGCAGAAGGTGCTGGCCCGTGCGGGTGTCGCGTCCCGGCGCGCCGCGGAGAACCTGATCGCCCAGGGCCGGGTCAGCGTCGACGGCGAGACCGTCCGCGAGATGGGCCGCCGGATCGACCCCGACACCGCCGTCGTGCACGTCGACGGCGCCCGGGTGACCCTGCGTGACGACCAGGTCTACCTGGCCCTGAACAAGCCCGTCGGCCTGCACTCGACGATGTCCGACGACCTCGGCCGGCCGTGCGTCGGTGACCTGCTCGCCGACCGGGTCGAGCTGATGAAGGAGGCGCAGCGCCTGTTCCACGTCGGGCGGCTCGACGCCGACACCGAGGGACTGCTGCTCCTCACCAACGACGGCGAGCTGGGCAACCGGTTGATGCACCCGTCCTACGAGGTGCCCAAGACCTACCTGGCCGAGGTGGAGGGCAAGATCGCCCGCGACCTCGGGCGCCGGCTGCGCGACGGCATCGAGCTGGAGGACGGCATCGCGACCGTCGACTCGTTCAAGCTCGTCGACTCGGTGCCCGGCCGTTCGACCGTGCAGCTGATCCTGCACGAGGGGCGCAAGCACATCGTGCGCCGGATGCTGGCCGAGGTCGGGCACCCGGTGCAGCGGCTGGTGCGCACCGCCGTCGGCGAGGTCCGGCTGGGCAACCAGCGGCCCGGCAAGCTCCGTCCGCTCGATCGGGTCGAGGTCGGCTCGCTGTACCGGGCGGTGGGACTGTAG
- the aroH gene encoding chorismate mutase, with product MAVRALRGATQVDADDRTQILDRSAELVGAVLERNELVSDDIISIWFTATPDLTAEFPAYAARLLGLTDVPLMCATEMSVPGALPRVLRLLAHVETPRPRAEMRHVYLHGARALRTDLPQ from the coding sequence GTGGCGGTACGTGCGCTGCGGGGTGCCACCCAGGTCGACGCCGACGACCGGACCCAGATCCTCGACCGCTCGGCCGAGCTGGTCGGTGCGGTGCTGGAACGCAACGAGCTGGTCTCCGACGACATCATCTCGATCTGGTTCACCGCGACCCCGGACCTCACCGCCGAGTTCCCGGCCTACGCGGCCCGGCTGCTGGGCCTGACCGACGTCCCGCTGATGTGCGCCACCGAGATGTCGGTGCCGGGTGCGCTGCCCCGGGTGCTCCGGCTGCTCGCCCACGTCGAGACGCCGCGGCCGCGTGCCGAGATGCGGCACGTCTACCTGCACGGGGCCCGCGCCCTGCGGACCGATCTGCCCCAGTAG
- the scpB gene encoding SMC-Scp complex subunit ScpB, whose product MTDPDDRPGSDDPESPSELRRLIGRTVPRSPHATFPDTVRPTPPPAPDADAPEAPEAPEAPEAPDDDRAARYEPGGGRSVHADGGGDAGSEPEPGEAGPEEPDPDDLAEDAELERALEALLLVVDAPIDEGSLAGTLNQTPSRVRQTLNRMSLAFTADRRGIDLRRAGEGWRLYTRDRYAPYVEKLLLDGQRARLTRAALETLAVVAYRQPVTRARVSAVRGVNCDGVLRTLLTRGLVEEAGTEEQTGGTLFRTTELFLERLGLSSVQELPPLAPLLPDIDAIDDLDG is encoded by the coding sequence GTGACTGATCCGGACGACCGCCCGGGTTCCGACGACCCGGAGAGCCCGTCCGAGCTGCGGCGCCTGATCGGCCGCACGGTGCCCCGCAGCCCGCACGCGACCTTCCCGGACACCGTCCGCCCCACGCCACCGCCCGCCCCGGACGCCGACGCCCCGGAGGCCCCGGAGGCCCCGGAGGCCCCGGAGGCCCCGGACGATGATCGAGCGGCACGGTACGAGCCCGGCGGGGGTCGTTCCGTGCACGCCGACGGCGGGGGAGACGCGGGGAGCGAGCCGGAGCCGGGCGAGGCCGGTCCCGAGGAGCCGGATCCCGACGACCTCGCCGAGGACGCCGAGCTGGAGCGGGCGCTGGAGGCGCTGCTGCTCGTCGTGGACGCACCGATCGACGAGGGCTCGCTCGCCGGCACCCTGAACCAGACGCCGTCGCGGGTCCGGCAGACCCTGAACCGGATGTCGCTGGCGTTCACCGCCGACCGGCGCGGCATCGACCTGCGCCGGGCCGGTGAGGGCTGGCGCCTCTACACCCGGGACCGGTACGCGCCGTACGTCGAGAAACTGCTGCTCGACGGCCAGCGTGCCCGGTTGACCCGGGCCGCGCTGGAGACCCTCGCCGTCGTCGCCTACCGCCAGCCGGTGACCCGCGCACGGGTCTCCGCGGTCCGCGGCGTGAACTGCGACGGCGTGCTGCGTACCCTGCTCACCCGCGGTCTGGTGGAGGAGGCGGGGACCGAGGAACAGACGGGAGGGACACTGTTCCGGACGACCGAGCTGTTCCTCGAGCGGCTCGGGCTCTCCTCGGTGCAGGAGCTGCCGCCGCTGGCGCCGCTGCTGCCCGACATCGACGCCATCGACGACCTGGACGGATAG
- a CDS encoding LLM class F420-dependent oxidoreductase yields the protein MRFGLFVPQGWRLDLVGIDPAAQWDVMRGVAEHADRGDVWESVWVYDHFHTVPEPTDEACHEAWTLMAAFAATTERVRLGQMCTCMAYRNPAYLAKVAATTDIVSKGRVEMGIGAGWYEHEWRAYGYGFPRPGERLAMLDEGVQIFAQAWREGRATLDGKHYRVDDAIVAPRPLQDGGIPLWIAGGGEKVTLKIAAKYAQYTNFDGSLDGFRHKSSVLAGHCSEVGTDYDAIVRSANYNVAIGSTEAEVEDRLQQLKARLEPVVGAEKAEGALGAYRGLPAVGTPEQIVEKLGALQDVGMSYGIFYFPEAAYDRSGIELFEREVVPALRG from the coding sequence ATGCGATTCGGACTGTTCGTTCCCCAGGGCTGGCGGCTCGATCTGGTCGGCATCGACCCGGCGGCGCAGTGGGACGTGATGCGCGGCGTCGCCGAGCACGCCGACCGCGGCGACGTGTGGGAGTCGGTGTGGGTCTACGACCACTTCCACACGGTGCCCGAGCCCACGGACGAGGCCTGCCACGAGGCGTGGACCCTGATGGCCGCGTTCGCCGCGACGACGGAGCGGGTGCGGCTCGGCCAGATGTGCACCTGCATGGCCTACCGCAACCCCGCCTACCTCGCGAAGGTCGCCGCGACCACGGACATCGTCTCCAAGGGGCGGGTCGAGATGGGCATCGGCGCCGGCTGGTACGAGCACGAGTGGCGGGCCTACGGGTACGGCTTCCCGCGCCCGGGCGAGCGCCTGGCGATGCTCGACGAGGGGGTGCAGATCTTCGCGCAGGCGTGGCGGGAGGGCCGGGCAACCCTGGACGGGAAGCACTACCGGGTCGACGACGCGATCGTGGCGCCCCGGCCGCTGCAGGACGGCGGCATCCCGCTGTGGATCGCCGGCGGCGGAGAGAAGGTCACCCTGAAGATCGCCGCGAAGTACGCGCAGTACACGAACTTCGACGGCAGCCTCGACGGGTTCCGGCACAAGTCCTCGGTGCTCGCCGGGCACTGCTCCGAGGTCGGTACCGACTACGACGCGATCGTCCGGTCCGCCAACTACAACGTCGCGATCGGCAGCACCGAGGCCGAGGTCGAGGACCGGTTGCAGCAGCTCAAGGCCCGGCTGGAGCCCGTGGTGGGTGCCGAGAAGGCGGAGGGTGCGCTGGGCGCCTACCGCGGGCTGCCCGCGGTCGGGACGCCGGAGCAGATCGTCGAGAAGCTCGGCGCGCTGCAGGACGTCGGGATGAGCTACGGGATCTTCTACTTCCCCGAGGCGGCCTACGACCGGTCCGGCATCGAGCTGTTCGAGCGCGAGGTCGTGCCGGCGCTGCGGGGCTGA
- a CDS encoding ParA family protein, producing the protein MNPTPESQARHDDPATEPPAGSPGTSSNRAPEPAPLAVHGPARVIAVANQKGGVGKTTSTINLGAALAEYGRRVLLVDFDPQGALSVGLGVQPHQLESTVHNLLLERDADPSDVLQDTGVENMDLLPSNIDLSAAEVQLVTEVGREQALGRALKRFLPDYDIVLIDCQPSLGLLTINALACADEVLIPLACEFFSLRGVALLMDTIGKVTERLNPDLRLLGVLATMFDTRTLHTKEVHDRVVEAFGDKVFDAVINRTIKFPETTVAGEPITTWAPASHAAAAYRMLAREVIAR; encoded by the coding sequence ATGAACCCGACACCGGAATCCCAGGCCCGGCACGACGATCCGGCGACCGAACCCCCGGCCGGCTCTCCCGGTACCAGCAGCAACCGTGCGCCCGAGCCCGCGCCGCTGGCCGTGCACGGCCCGGCCCGGGTGATCGCCGTCGCGAACCAGAAGGGCGGCGTCGGCAAGACGACGTCGACCATCAACCTCGGTGCCGCGCTGGCCGAGTACGGCCGCCGGGTCCTGCTCGTCGACTTCGACCCGCAGGGCGCGCTGTCGGTGGGCCTCGGTGTGCAGCCGCACCAGCTCGAGTCGACGGTGCACAACCTGCTGCTGGAGCGGGACGCCGACCCGTCGGACGTCCTGCAGGACACCGGCGTCGAGAACATGGACCTGCTGCCGTCGAACATCGACCTGTCGGCGGCCGAGGTCCAGCTGGTCACCGAGGTCGGGCGGGAGCAGGCGCTGGGCCGGGCGCTCAAGCGGTTCCTCCCGGACTACGACATCGTCCTCATCGACTGCCAGCCGTCGCTCGGGCTGCTGACGATCAACGCGCTGGCCTGCGCCGACGAGGTGCTCATCCCGCTGGCCTGCGAGTTCTTCTCGCTGCGCGGGGTCGCCCTGCTGATGGACACGATCGGCAAGGTGACCGAGCGCCTGAACCCGGACCTGCGGCTGCTCGGCGTGCTCGCCACCATGTTCGACACCCGGACGCTGCACACCAAGGAGGTGCACGACCGGGTGGTCGAGGCGTTCGGTGACAAGGTGTTCGACGCCGTCATCAACCGCACGATCAAGTTCCCCGAGACGACCGTGGCCGGCGAGCCGATCACCACGTGGGCCCCGGCCTCGCACGCGGCCGCGGCGTACCGGATGCTCGCCCGCGAGGTCATCGCCCGGTGA
- a CDS encoding NINE protein, with amino-acid sequence MGAIDHDEQEEAVRALTRHRTDGRLSADALADRVRRARSATSHAELAELFSDLPEPHPGGAVAGAGTDPEATTRLPTPATPDPTLATPAETDPSGHPAAGPYGDDTTPTDHLTRPAPGHEPTSTGGAAHGPGTTGGDRDVPWYGAPGAAGYGAYAAGPGYGGPGGYPHSGSAEGGYPGPGFAPGTGHQGAGHGPAYPPHPSPPVYGPYGGVDPYAPFGREMYSGRPYSERQKVVAGLLQLFLPIGIGRFYTGHTDLAIAQLLVTIVTFGFGFLWSFIDGIVILAGNPTDPEGRPLRP; translated from the coding sequence ATGGGAGCGATCGACCACGACGAGCAGGAGGAGGCGGTCCGGGCACTGACCCGCCACCGCACCGACGGACGCCTCTCCGCCGACGCCCTCGCCGACCGGGTGCGCCGGGCGCGGTCCGCCACGAGCCACGCCGAGCTGGCCGAGCTCTTCTCCGACCTGCCGGAACCGCATCCCGGCGGGGCGGTCGCCGGGGCCGGCACCGATCCCGAGGCGACGACCCGGCTCCCGACACCCGCCACCCCGGACCCGACCCTGGCCACACCGGCGGAGACCGACCCGTCCGGGCATCCCGCCGCGGGCCCCTACGGCGACGACACCACGCCGACGGACCACCTCACCCGGCCGGCGCCGGGCCACGAGCCGACGTCCACGGGCGGAGCCGCCCACGGTCCCGGCACGACCGGCGGGGACCGGGATGTCCCCTGGTACGGGGCACCGGGCGCAGCCGGGTACGGCGCGTACGCGGCGGGGCCCGGCTATGGCGGCCCCGGCGGGTACCCGCACTCCGGGTCCGCCGAGGGCGGATACCCCGGCCCCGGGTTCGCCCCGGGAACCGGGCACCAGGGGGCCGGCCACGGTCCCGCCTACCCGCCGCACCCCAGCCCGCCCGTCTACGGGCCGTACGGCGGCGTCGACCCGTACGCGCCGTTCGGCCGGGAGATGTACTCCGGCCGGCCCTACTCCGAGCGGCAGAAGGTCGTCGCCGGGCTGCTGCAGCTGTTCCTGCCGATCGGGATCGGCCGCTTCTACACCGGGCACACCGACCTGGCGATCGCGCAGCTGCTCGTCACGATCGTCACCTTCGGGTTCGGCTTCCTCTGGTCGTTCATCGACGGGATCGTCATCCTCGCCGGGAACCCGACCGATCCCGAGGGCCGTCCGCTCCGACCGTGA
- a CDS encoding tyrosine recombinase, with protein MVADYLGHLAVERGRAQNTLRSYRLDLDRYTAHLAGTGVTDLAGVRESDVAGFVTALRTGERPLAASSAARALAAVRGLHRFAVREGIVGVDVAAAVAPPSAPSRLPSTLSVDQVDQLLAGCVADGPTGLRDRALLELLYSTGARISEVVGADLDDLDVDARTILLHGKGAKQRIVPVGRPALAAVDAYRVRARPALAGRGPGSPALLLNARGARLSRQSAWHVLRAAADASGLERSVVASVSPHTLRHCFATHLLSGGADVRVVQELLGHASVATTQVYTHVTVDTLREVYATSHPRALG; from the coding sequence GTGGTCGCCGACTACCTCGGCCACCTCGCCGTCGAGCGCGGGCGGGCGCAGAACACCCTGCGCTCGTACCGCCTCGATCTCGACCGCTACACCGCACACCTGGCCGGTACCGGTGTCACCGACCTGGCCGGGGTGCGGGAGTCCGACGTCGCCGGGTTCGTCACCGCACTGCGGACCGGGGAGCGCCCGCTCGCCGCGTCGTCGGCGGCGCGGGCGCTCGCCGCGGTCCGCGGCTTGCACCGGTTCGCGGTGCGGGAGGGGATCGTCGGGGTGGACGTCGCCGCGGCGGTGGCCCCGCCGTCGGCGCCCTCGCGGCTGCCGTCGACGTTGTCGGTCGACCAGGTCGACCAGCTGCTCGCGGGGTGCGTGGCGGACGGCCCGACCGGGTTGCGCGACCGGGCCCTGCTGGAACTGCTCTACTCGACCGGCGCCCGGATCTCCGAGGTCGTCGGCGCCGATCTCGACGACCTGGACGTCGACGCGCGGACGATCCTGCTGCACGGCAAGGGCGCCAAGCAGCGGATCGTGCCGGTCGGGCGCCCCGCGCTGGCCGCGGTCGACGCCTACCGGGTGCGCGCCCGCCCCGCACTCGCCGGTCGCGGGCCCGGATCTCCGGCGCTGCTGCTCAACGCCCGGGGGGCCCGGCTGTCCCGGCAGAGCGCCTGGCACGTGCTGCGTGCCGCGGCGGACGCCTCCGGCCTGGAACGGTCGGTGGTCGCGTCGGTCTCCCCGCACACCCTGCGGCACTGCTTCGCGACCCACCTGCTCTCCGGCGGTGCCGACGTCCGGGTGGTGCAGGAGCTGCTCGGGCACGCCTCGGTCGCGACCACGCAGGTGTACACCCACGTCACCGTCGACACCCTGCGTGAGGTCTACGCGACGTCGCACCCGCGCGCCCTGGGCTGA
- the cmk gene encoding (d)CMP kinase, producing the protein MDGPSGTGKSTVSRRLARACSAAYLDTGAMYRAATLAALRAGLTDRTPAEEIARAATGARLESGTDPAAPTITLDGVDVSAEIRGPEVTGFVSAVSAVPEVRTEMVARQHGLIRAATADGGIVVEGRDIGTVVVPDAPLKVYLTASPEVRAARRDRQDARAGRETDLHTTLADVERRDRLDSSRRISPLYAAADAVVLDTDRLSADAVLERLHELVAERGLIG; encoded by the coding sequence ATGGACGGTCCGTCCGGGACGGGCAAGTCGACCGTCTCCCGGCGGCTGGCTCGGGCCTGCTCGGCGGCCTATCTGGACACCGGGGCGATGTACCGGGCCGCGACGCTGGCCGCGCTGCGGGCCGGTCTGACCGACCGGACCCCGGCCGAGGAGATCGCGCGGGCCGCGACGGGCGCCCGGCTGGAGTCGGGCACCGACCCGGCGGCGCCGACCATCACCCTGGACGGGGTCGACGTCTCCGCGGAGATCCGCGGCCCGGAGGTCACCGGCTTCGTGTCGGCGGTGTCGGCGGTCCCGGAGGTCCGCACCGAGATGGTGGCCCGCCAGCACGGCCTGATCCGCGCGGCGACCGCCGACGGCGGGATCGTCGTCGAGGGCCGCGACATCGGCACGGTGGTGGTGCCGGACGCGCCGCTGAAGGTGTACCTGACCGCGTCGCCCGAGGTCCGTGCGGCCCGGCGGGACCGGCAGGACGCGCGGGCCGGGCGCGAGACCGACCTGCACACCACCCTGGCCGACGTCGAGCGGCGCGACCGCCTGGACTCCTCCCGCCGGATCTCGCCGCTCTACGCCGCGGCCGACGCCGTGGTGCTCGACACCGACCGGCTCTCCGCCGACGCGGTGCTGGAACGGCTGCACGAGCTGGTCGCGGAACGGGGGCTGATCGGGTGA